The Halomicronema hongdechloris C2206 genome includes a window with the following:
- a CDS encoding NAD-dependent epimerase/dehydratase family protein, whose translation MGKRCLVTGGLGFIGQHLVRLLQQRGHTIRILDLDRPQQPQPTIDYVQASIVDAEPVTQAMADIDWVFHLAANAGLWAPRKQDFLTINQQGTRTVMAAAQAAGVERVVHTSTESILKCDRIPADGQETDESIRLEFDDMVGPYCQGKFLAEREALAAAARGLPVVIVNPTIPIGPGDRRLTPPSRMLLGFLNGRYPAFLNSTLNLIDARDVALGHLLAAEKGQVGERYILGQYQPGIAATAGAPAADYGALHAPAADPLWTGLCHQCGARILGRSYYPSSPGGPPNRVRLARSPLRFSSHKAQQQLGLTCRPIEVSLADAVQDYQARGLLRRPLPKAV comes from the coding sequence ATGGGCAAGCGATGTCTGGTGACGGGAGGGTTGGGCTTTATCGGCCAGCATTTGGTGCGGCTGTTGCAGCAGCGGGGCCATACCATCCGCATTCTGGACTTGGATCGGCCCCAGCAGCCCCAACCAACCATTGACTATGTCCAGGCCTCCATCGTCGATGCCGAGCCGGTCACCCAGGCCATGGCCGACATAGACTGGGTGTTCCACCTGGCCGCCAATGCCGGCCTCTGGGCCCCGCGTAAACAAGATTTCTTGACCATTAATCAGCAGGGCACGCGCACCGTCATGGCCGCCGCCCAGGCCGCGGGGGTGGAGCGGGTCGTCCATACCTCCACCGAGTCGATTCTTAAGTGCGATCGCATCCCTGCCGACGGCCAAGAGACCGATGAGAGCATTCGGCTAGAGTTCGATGACATGGTCGGTCCCTACTGCCAGGGGAAATTTCTGGCCGAGCGAGAAGCACTGGCGGCAGCGGCCCGGGGATTGCCGGTGGTCATCGTCAACCCCACCATTCCCATCGGCCCTGGAGATCGCCGCCTGACGCCGCCCTCCCGGATGCTGCTGGGCTTCCTCAATGGCCGCTACCCAGCCTTCCTCAACAGCACCCTGAACCTGATCGACGCCCGCGACGTGGCCCTGGGCCATCTGCTAGCGGCCGAGAAGGGACAGGTGGGCGAACGGTATATCTTGGGCCAATACCAACCTGGAATTGCAGCAACTGCTGGGGCACCTGCAGCAGATTACGGAGCTCTCCATGCCCCAGCGGCAGATCCCCTATGGACTGGCCTATGCCATCAGTGTGGTGCAAGAATTTTGGGCCGATCATATTACCCATCGTCCCCCGGCGGCCCCCCTAACCGGGTACGGTTGGCCCGCAGTCCGCTGCGATTCAGCAGCCACAAGGCTCAGCAGCAGCTAGGGCTGACTTGCCGCCCCATCGAAGTATCCCTGGCCGATGCCGTACAGGATTATCAGGCTCGAGGACTGCTACGGCGGCCCCTACCTAAGGCTGTTTAG
- the hemC gene encoding hydroxymethylbilane synthase, translating to MSATVPSTATRTICIGSRKSQLALVQTYWVQEQLQHQFPHLTFEVRTMETQGDKVLDVSLSKIGDKGLFTQELENSMLQGQIDFAVHSLKDLPTRLPDGLMLGCVTERENPADALVVHERHLDKQLETLPAGSIIGTSSLRRLAQLRHHYPHFTFKDIRGNLNTRLRKLDDGQYDAIILAVAGLQRLDMAARIHQVLPSDVSLHAVGQGALGIECRQGDGEILDLLQALEHPPTKSRCLAERAFLRELEGGCQVPIGVNTVIEGEQLTLTGVVASLDGQTLVKDKVSGPTAEAEAMGTRLAKALRSQGAQAILDEITWAHR from the coding sequence ATGTCTGCCACTGTTCCGTCTACCGCCACCCGCACCATTTGCATCGGTTCCCGCAAGAGTCAGCTTGCCCTGGTTCAAACCTACTGGGTGCAAGAACAGTTGCAGCACCAGTTTCCCCATCTCACCTTCGAAGTGAGAACCATGGAGACCCAAGGCGATAAAGTGCTGGATGTCTCCCTCTCCAAAATTGGGGATAAGGGACTATTCACCCAAGAACTGGAAAACTCCATGCTGCAAGGGCAGATCGATTTTGCCGTCCATTCCCTGAAAGACTTACCGACGCGGTTGCCAGACGGGCTGATGCTGGGCTGCGTCACCGAGCGGGAAAATCCGGCCGATGCCTTGGTTGTCCATGAAAGGCATTTAGATAAGCAGCTGGAAACCCTACCTGCTGGCTCAATTATCGGGACATCATCCTTAAGGCGGTTAGCGCAACTGCGGCACCACTACCCCCACTTCACCTTCAAAGACATTCGCGGCAACCTCAACACCCGCCTGCGCAAGCTGGATGACGGTCAATACGACGCCATCATTCTGGCAGTGGCCGGGTTGCAGCGCCTAGATATGGCCGCTCGCATCCATCAAGTGCTGCCCTCTGACGTTTCTCTCCACGCCGTCGGTCAAGGGGCCCTGGGGATTGAGTGCCGCCAGGGAGATGGGGAAATCTTGGATCTTTTACAAGCCTTGGAGCATCCTCCCACCAAATCTCGCTGCTTAGCTGAGCGGGCTTTCTTGCGGGAATTAGAGGGCGGCTGCCAGGTCCCCATCGGCGTGAACACGGTCATCGAAGGGGAGCAGCTGACTCTAACTGGTGTCGTGGCCAGTCTGGATGGTCAAACCCTGGTGAAGGACAAGGTGTCTGGACCCACGGCGGAGGCTGAAGCCATGGGCACCCGATTGGCGAAAGCCCTCCGCAGTCAGGGGGCCCAAGCCATTCTAGATGAGATTACCTGGGCCCATCGCTAA
- the hpnH gene encoding adenosyl-hopene transferase HpnH — MAIHLQQALAVGQYLVRQRLRGRKRFPLVLMLEPLFRCNLACSGCGKIQHPKEILKQHLSPDECFAAVEECGAPVVSIPGGEPLLHPQIDEIVTGLVQRRKFIYLCTNGILLEKSLHKFEPSPYLTFSIHLDGLKELHDHCVDRQGVFDIAISAIRAAKACGFRVTTNTTVFDGTDPKEIQALFDFLSDVGVDGMMVSPGYSYEWAPDQEHFLQREHTKALFREILAPFKAGEKNWDFNHNPLFLDFLTGEKEYACTPWGSPSYSVLGWQKPCYLMNEGHYSTFKQLIEETDWENYGHQSGNPKCADCMVHCGYEPTAAMDALQPQNMGRALTSLFS, encoded by the coding sequence ATGGCCATTCATTTACAACAAGCCCTTGCCGTAGGGCAATATCTGGTTCGCCAACGGCTGCGGGGACGTAAGCGGTTTCCTCTAGTGTTGATGCTGGAACCGCTGTTTCGCTGTAACCTAGCTTGCTCCGGCTGTGGCAAAATCCAGCATCCCAAAGAAATCCTCAAGCAGCATCTGTCCCCAGACGAGTGCTTTGCTGCTGTGGAGGAATGCGGTGCCCCGGTGGTGTCGATTCCTGGGGGAGAACCCTTACTACATCCGCAAATCGACGAGATTGTGACAGGTCTAGTACAACGGCGCAAGTTTATCTACCTCTGTACCAATGGGATTTTGCTCGAGAAGAGCTTACATAAGTTCGAACCCTCGCCTTACCTCACCTTCAGCATTCATCTCGATGGCTTGAAAGAGCTGCATGACCACTGCGTTGATCGCCAGGGCGTCTTCGATATTGCCATTAGCGCCATTCGCGCCGCTAAAGCCTGTGGCTTCCGAGTCACAACCAATACCACCGTGTTTGATGGCACCGATCCCAAGGAAATTCAGGCACTGTTCGACTTTCTCAGCGACGTCGGCGTCGATGGCATGATGGTCTCGCCAGGCTATAGTTACGAGTGGGCCCCCGACCAGGAACACTTCCTGCAGCGGGAGCATACCAAAGCCCTATTTCGGGAAATTCTGGCCCCCTTCAAAGCGGGCGAAAAGAATTGGGATTTCAACCACAATCCCTTGTTTCTCGACTTTTTAACTGGGGAGAAGGAGTATGCCTGCACCCCCTGGGGCAGCCCCAGCTATAGCGTACTGGGCTGGCAAAAGCCTTGCTATCTCATGAATGAAGGCCATTACAGTACCTTCAAGCAACTGATTGAGGAAACCGATTGGGAGAACTACGGTCACCAGAGCGGTAATCCCAAGTGTGCCGACTGCATGGTGCACTGCGGCTACGAACCTACCGCGGCCATGGATGCCCTACAACCGCAGAACATGGGCCGCGCGCTCACGAGCTTATTTAGTTAG
- a CDS encoding phosphorylase family protein — protein sequence MSRIKTILVPQGAEYRSVCRGLRQIKHPPRVVAVPLGPKGVKTRLMQESKLGPTLMVGLGGGLRPQYRVGDVVIYRDCVDSLTGKERRQRCDRTLTDHLVQQLPGAILGRGFTSERVITVPPEKQQLHRRFAADVVDMEGAAILAALSAQPVAMIRVISDDCRQRLPNLEAALASDGRLRPWPLTLACLGHPLAAGRLIRGSLTGLAVLQRLMTHVVRD from the coding sequence GTGTCACGCATTAAGACGATTTTGGTGCCCCAGGGAGCAGAATACCGCAGTGTCTGTCGCGGTCTCCGGCAGATAAAGCATCCGCCGCGGGTAGTGGCGGTGCCTTTGGGTCCCAAGGGGGTGAAAACCAGGTTGATGCAGGAATCCAAGTTAGGGCCGACATTGATGGTGGGCCTAGGAGGCGGTCTCAGGCCCCAGTACCGGGTCGGAGATGTGGTCATCTATCGTGACTGTGTCGATAGCCTGACGGGTAAGGAGCGCCGGCAACGATGCGATCGCACCCTGACCGACCATCTGGTCCAGCAACTGCCTGGGGCTATCCTGGGTCGCGGCTTCACCAGCGAACGGGTGATTACTGTTCCCCCAGAAAAACAACAATTGCACCGACGCTTCGCCGCCGATGTCGTGGATATGGAAGGGGCCGCCATCCTGGCAGCGCTCTCTGCTCAACCGGTGGCTATGATCCGGGTGATTAGTGACGACTGTCGCCAGAGGCTACCGAACCTAGAGGCAGCCCTGGCCTCAGATGGACGGTTACGTCCCTGGCCCCTGACCTTAGCCTGCCTGGGCCACCCCCTGGCCGCTGGGCGTCTGATTCGTGGCTCCTTGACGGGGTTGGCGGTGCTGCAACGGCTGATGACTCACGTGGTTCGCGACTAA
- a CDS encoding CHAT domain-containing protein encodes MSLSEPLSLQLAIDRLTVAAEDRYAIWVLESPYPGGYVHHDRIWDEALSNLWRNWQDFFSLRPLPQVPHVPSTYVPQFDRERLSSMANGGERPRGYTSRLMQDLGIALWQWLFDGPIQQSLERSLGMAMGQDKPLRIRLDIRTPALINVPWEIMQAQSGRQAIALSQQILFSRTTSAVDPLLPQRLDGALRILLVLGQDEALTGDGPNAATLQLHEEAQVLKELLEQGTSGLRDSSDKAFCQVHTLLQPEPAELIQQLETGNYNVFFYAGHGIPAPDGGLLFLRPGSPLNGTELAQVLTRQRIKLAVFNACWGGQPDQRPQRTMARSSLAEVLLHHGVPAVLAMRDSIADEEALSFIQAFAQALAERRPVEEAVAIARQQLLTLYKFNQPAWTLPMLYMHPSFDGVILNPVVDDVTRLPGESSGHQQLATLRFVKDPESAWPIYGGVLRIGRRPGNDLVLSEPWVSSQHAEIFCRHGNTLGQPGATYYLRDYSRYGTLYQVDQGWQQVHRGEIELTPGTQLRFGSPNGQCLEFVIEDVSSSASSSASK; translated from the coding sequence ATGTCTTTGTCTGAGCCCCTCTCGCTTCAGCTTGCCATCGATCGGCTGACGGTTGCCGCAGAAGACCGCTACGCCATCTGGGTCCTGGAAAGTCCCTATCCAGGCGGCTATGTCCATCACGACCGGATTTGGGACGAGGCACTGTCTAATCTGTGGAGGAATTGGCAAGATTTTTTCTCGCTGCGGCCCTTACCGCAGGTTCCCCATGTCCCGTCTACCTATGTGCCTCAGTTTGATCGGGAGCGACTGTCCTCTATGGCCAACGGGGGGGAGCGACCTCGGGGCTATACCAGTCGTCTGATGCAGGATCTGGGCATTGCCCTGTGGCAATGGTTGTTTGATGGCCCGATTCAGCAGAGTTTGGAGCGCAGTTTAGGAATGGCTATGGGCCAGGATAAGCCCTTGCGGATACGACTAGATATTCGCACGCCGGCTCTGATCAATGTGCCCTGGGAGATCATGCAAGCTCAGTCGGGGCGTCAGGCCATCGCCCTAAGCCAGCAAATTCTCTTTAGCCGCACCACTAGTGCGGTGGATCCGCTGCTGCCACAACGTCTGGATGGCGCGCTGCGCATTTTGCTGGTGTTAGGCCAGGATGAGGCTCTGACTGGCGATGGCCCTAACGCCGCAACACTGCAACTGCACGAAGAGGCCCAGGTGCTGAAGGAGCTGTTGGAGCAGGGGACTTCGGGTTTGAGAGACAGCAGCGACAAGGCCTTTTGCCAGGTACATACGCTGCTGCAACCCGAGCCGGCTGAGCTCATCCAGCAGTTGGAAACGGGGAATTACAATGTGTTTTTCTATGCTGGCCATGGCATTCCGGCTCCCGATGGCGGTCTGCTGTTTTTGCGGCCAGGGTCACCCCTCAATGGGACGGAGTTAGCCCAGGTATTGACCCGGCAGCGGATTAAACTGGCCGTGTTTAATGCCTGTTGGGGGGGACAACCCGATCAACGTCCCCAGCGCACTATGGCCCGCAGCAGTCTGGCCGAGGTGCTGCTGCATCACGGGGTACCGGCGGTGTTAGCCATGCGGGACTCGATTGCCGATGAGGAGGCGCTGAGCTTTATTCAGGCCTTTGCCCAGGCATTGGCGGAGCGTCGACCGGTGGAAGAGGCCGTTGCGATCGCACGCCAGCAGCTGCTCACCCTATACAAATTCAATCAACCGGCGTGGACTCTGCCGATGCTGTACATGCATCCCAGCTTCGATGGCGTCATCCTCAATCCGGTCGTCGACGATGTTACCCGCCTGCCGGGGGAGTCGTCAGGTCACCAGCAACTAGCCACCCTCCGCTTCGTCAAAGATCCCGAGAGTGCCTGGCCCATCTATGGTGGTGTCCTTCGCATTGGTCGCCGCCCTGGCAACGATCTGGTGCTCTCCGAGCCCTGGGTATCGAGCCAACATGCCGAAATTTTCTGCCGCCACGGTAATACCCTGGGGCAGCCTGGTGCCACCTACTATCTGCGGGACTATTCCCGCTATGGCACCCTTTACCAGGTAGATCAGGGATGGCAGCAGGTCCATCGTGGCGAAATCGAGTTGACCCCTGGCACTCAATTACGCTTCGGCAGTCCCAATGGTCAATGCCTAGAATTCGTCATCGAAGATGTCTCCTCCTCTGCCTCTAGCTCTGCCTCCAAATGA
- a CDS encoding tetratricopeptide repeat protein, which produces MTRQRQWARLAGWSGLALFWLCCQLPAMGQTLDIVVRQEFLSDPLLDEPRDPLLPVHPIQRPLSPLEKYQLELDLDQLHQQALALSQTGQPEPAYDAWMREVRLRRLLGLDQELAAIQRVGQRVRQAGRTQDVQLLTVRLQQIRDNLAEQSPLDQRRLQETAVGFEVLGNPDEAIATYELLKQQAQAQDNQVAYRYWLQAQGRLQQAWFKFAAAAETYQELLERLPPEELLSEDDAVLKQRYLQALIDSQQQQRRYQETITAQQQLLQHYRQVELLSPIPALEAAIARNYRAIDQLNQAATFYRRAYEDAIVQQQFAQASDIVRELAEIYQSLERVDDTVYLYELLLQLERQSYNAYGIAAVFDQLGQLYAAQGQTDLAMAAFREGLIVAQHMDYRQGYFRNQIRRLRGDLPTAADEADEATPAEPTGDVETGDTQGDEPMATAESDDADGTAAATESEAAASQEGWLDGGTTGDPGS; this is translated from the coding sequence ATGACTAGACAGCGTCAGTGGGCTCGTTTAGCAGGCTGGAGTGGTCTGGCGCTGTTTTGGCTGTGCTGTCAGCTGCCAGCCATGGGGCAGACCCTGGATATTGTGGTGCGGCAAGAATTTCTGTCAGATCCGTTGTTGGATGAGCCTCGGGATCCCCTGTTGCCAGTGCATCCGATCCAGCGTCCCCTGAGCCCCCTAGAGAAGTATCAATTAGAACTGGATCTGGACCAGTTGCACCAGCAGGCCTTGGCCCTGTCTCAAACCGGACAGCCAGAGCCAGCCTATGACGCCTGGATGCGGGAGGTGCGACTGCGGCGGCTCTTGGGCCTCGATCAGGAGTTGGCGGCGATTCAGCGGGTGGGACAGCGAGTGCGCCAGGCCGGCCGCACCCAAGATGTGCAACTACTCACGGTGCGGCTGCAGCAGATTCGAGATAACTTAGCAGAGCAATCTCCCCTAGATCAGCGGCGGTTACAGGAGACGGCGGTGGGCTTTGAGGTGCTGGGCAACCCCGATGAGGCAATTGCCACCTATGAGCTGCTAAAACAGCAGGCCCAAGCCCAGGACAATCAAGTCGCCTATCGCTATTGGCTACAGGCCCAGGGACGCCTACAGCAGGCGTGGTTTAAGTTTGCGGCGGCGGCAGAGACCTATCAGGAGTTGTTGGAGCGGTTACCGCCTGAAGAATTACTCTCTGAAGATGATGCTGTCTTAAAACAGCGCTACCTGCAGGCCTTGATCGATTCGCAGCAGCAACAGCGCCGTTACCAGGAGACAATTACGGCCCAGCAACAGCTACTGCAGCACTATCGCCAGGTGGAGTTGCTCAGCCCGATTCCGGCCTTAGAAGCTGCGATCGCACGTAACTACCGCGCCATCGATCAATTAAATCAGGCGGCAACCTTCTATCGGCGTGCCTACGAAGACGCCATTGTTCAGCAACAATTTGCCCAAGCCAGTGACATCGTGCGAGAGCTGGCCGAGATCTATCAATCCCTAGAGCGGGTCGACGACACCGTCTATCTCTATGAACTGCTGCTGCAGCTAGAGCGGCAAAGCTATAACGCCTATGGCATCGCCGCTGTCTTCGATCAGCTGGGGCAGCTCTATGCCGCCCAGGGGCAGACCGACTTGGCCATGGCGGCCTTTCGCGAGGGCCTGATCGTGGCCCAGCACATGGACTATCGCCAGGGCTACTTTCGCAATCAAATCCGCCGTCTGCGCGGAGACCTGCCGACGGCCGCTGACGAGGCTGACGAGGCTACCCCTGCCGAGCCGACAGGGGATGTCGAGACTGGCGATACCCAGGGTGACGAGCCGATGGCCACGGCAGAAAGTGACGATGCCGATGGGACCGCCGCCGCCACTGAATCGGAGGCAGCAGCAAGCCAGGAAGGTTGGCTCGATGGAGGAACCACTGGTGATCCTGGTTCCTAG
- a CDS encoding efflux RND transporter permease subunit — MQKGLFSPALRHHLNISRLAIRFPWLTIGFWIAVTVAGLFAFGSLKYALFPDITFPVVVVTANGPFETALVTEAELTTPLEGQLQSLEDLQEIRSVSYPGRAVVNLSFKVGRQLTAASEAVEAELDALDLPTGASYQMTPLNLNESAVVSYAITDDGRSLQELATVAEADIAPAIATIAGVSRVDILGQAQPPTPDTDAAIAQLPTLIQFNGDQALALRIIKQAQANTLEVVRQVEQQVEQLRTQYPQLQLTQAATQADYIQEAVQATIDSLILAILIAVGVIFLFLRNWRATLITALAIPISLLGTAIVMASYQFNLETITLLALALVIGIIVDDAIVEVENIVRHIDEGNSPRRAALLATQEIGLTVSAATLTIVAVFLPVALMEGTVGQFFKPFGLTVSAAVLISLLIARTLSPVLSVYWLRPHRDSSHPDDAPEASRIDGLSLGYRHLLAWSLQHRWIIVGLALLSLGAGVTLIPLIPQGFIPQLDRGEFNVVVTTALPSQDTPTGANRGDFPTASDRLTAATDGRAFLLEATQRTITDLAAAALATTEVDTVFTTIGDRGTPNRALLYVRLRDDREATTAEVQAVMRATLPVPEGSQVSVEAIPFVDTGGEKPLQIALLGSDIEALQVTTQAIKADIVELSGFVDVNATGDDTTDGEIGQIDHLDGQRVAYINANLAPDLALGDATQKVVSLATPQLPAGVDLDLGSDSARAGSVLRSFLQILALAILCMLLVLMLPFGRLLEPLVVVLSLPLSLVGATLALLITGSEFGMISLIGLLFLLGLLDKNALLLLDYINQLRRDGLARTEAILKTGMVRLRPILMTTASTILGMLPIAIGWGAGAELRQPMAVAIIGGLFTSALLSLIVVPVLYTLLEDSWRWLRWRA, encoded by the coding sequence ATGCAAAAGGGCCTATTCAGTCCAGCACTGCGGCACCATCTCAATATTTCTCGCTTAGCCATTCGCTTTCCTTGGCTGACCATTGGCTTCTGGATTGCCGTTACTGTAGCCGGTCTATTCGCCTTTGGCTCCCTTAAATATGCCCTGTTTCCCGACATCACCTTTCCAGTGGTGGTGGTGACTGCCAATGGTCCCTTCGAGACGGCCCTGGTCACAGAGGCGGAGCTGACGACTCCTCTGGAAGGTCAGCTGCAATCCCTGGAGGATCTCCAGGAAATTCGGTCGGTCTCTTACCCAGGACGGGCCGTGGTCAATCTCTCCTTCAAGGTGGGGCGACAGTTGACGGCCGCCAGTGAGGCGGTCGAGGCTGAATTAGATGCCTTAGACCTACCGACGGGTGCCAGCTATCAGATGACGCCGCTGAATTTGAATGAATCGGCGGTGGTTAGTTATGCCATTACCGACGACGGTCGTTCTCTGCAGGAGTTGGCGACCGTCGCAGAGGCCGACATCGCCCCTGCGATCGCAACCATTGCCGGCGTCTCCCGCGTCGATATCCTAGGCCAGGCCCAACCCCCGACCCCCGACACTGACGCCGCCATCGCACAGCTCCCTACCCTGATCCAGTTCAACGGCGACCAAGCCCTGGCCCTGCGGATAATCAAACAGGCCCAGGCCAATACCCTAGAGGTGGTCCGACAAGTCGAGCAGCAAGTCGAACAACTCCGGACTCAATATCCGCAGCTGCAACTCACCCAGGCCGCCACCCAGGCCGACTATATCCAAGAGGCCGTCCAAGCCACCATTGATTCTCTGATACTGGCCATTCTCATTGCCGTCGGCGTGATCTTTTTATTTCTACGAAACTGGCGGGCCACCCTGATCACCGCCCTGGCCATTCCCATTTCTCTGCTGGGCACCGCCATCGTCATGGCCAGCTACCAGTTCAACCTAGAGACCATCACCCTGCTGGCTCTAGCCCTGGTCATCGGCATCATCGTCGACGACGCCATCGTCGAGGTAGAAAATATCGTGCGCCACATCGACGAGGGCAATTCTCCGCGCCGGGCCGCCCTATTAGCGACCCAGGAAATCGGCCTGACTGTATCCGCTGCCACCCTCACCATCGTCGCCGTCTTTCTACCCGTGGCCCTGATGGAAGGAACCGTGGGGCAATTCTTCAAGCCCTTCGGCCTCACCGTCTCCGCCGCCGTCTTAATCTCCCTGCTGATTGCCCGCACCCTATCGCCCGTATTGTCGGTCTACTGGCTCAGGCCCCATCGCGATTCCTCCCACCCCGATGATGCCCCAGAGGCCTCTAGGATTGATGGCCTCAGCCTGGGCTATCGCCACCTGCTGGCCTGGTCCTTGCAGCATCGCTGGATCATCGTGGGCCTGGCCTTACTGAGCCTAGGGGCAGGAGTAACCCTAATTCCCTTGATTCCCCAGGGCTTTATCCCCCAGCTGGACCGAGGAGAATTCAATGTCGTCGTCACCACCGCCCTGCCCTCCCAAGACACTCCTACAGGCGCCAACCGCGGCGATTTCCCCACAGCCTCAGATCGACTCACCGCCGCAACCGATGGTCGGGCCTTCCTGTTAGAGGCCACCCAACGCACCATCACCGACTTGGCAGCCGCCGCGCTAGCCACCACTGAGGTAGACACCGTCTTCACCACCATTGGCGATCGCGGTACCCCCAACCGCGCCCTGCTGTATGTGCGGCTGCGAGACGACCGGGAAGCGACCACCGCCGAGGTGCAAGCGGTCATGCGGGCGACTCTGCCGGTACCCGAGGGCAGCCAAGTCAGCGTCGAGGCGATTCCCTTCGTCGACACCGGTGGCGAGAAACCGCTGCAAATCGCCCTGCTGGGCAGTGATATCGAGGCGTTGCAGGTAACAACCCAGGCCATTAAAGCCGATATCGTTGAATTATCCGGCTTTGTCGATGTCAATGCCACCGGCGACGACACCACCGACGGTGAGATTGGTCAGATTGACCATCTCGACGGTCAGCGGGTTGCTTACATCAACGCCAACCTGGCCCCTGACCTAGCCCTGGGAGATGCCACCCAAAAGGTGGTCTCCCTGGCGACTCCCCAATTGCCCGCCGGTGTAGACCTGGATCTGGGCAGCGACTCGGCCCGAGCCGGCAGCGTCTTACGGAGTTTCCTTCAGATCTTGGCCCTGGCCATCCTCTGCATGCTGCTGGTGCTGATGCTACCCTTCGGTCGTCTGTTGGAGCCGCTGGTGGTGGTGCTGTCGTTGCCCCTATCCCTAGTAGGGGCCACCCTAGCCCTGCTGATCACCGGCAGCGAATTTGGCATGATTTCCTTAATCGGCCTGTTGTTCTTGCTGGGCCTGCTGGATAAAAATGCCCTGTTACTGCTGGACTACATCAACCAGCTGCGGCGCGACGGCTTAGCGCGCACCGAGGCCATCCTTAAAACGGGTATGGTGCGGCTGCGCCCGATTCTGATGACGACGGCATCGACCATTCTGGGCATGCTGCCCATCGCCATCGGTTGGGGAGCCGGGGCTGAACTGCGTCAGCCCATGGCCGTGGCCATCATCGGCGGTCTCTTTACGTCGGCTCTGCTCAGCCTGATCGTGGTGCCGGTGCTGTACACACTGCTGGAGGATAGTTGGCGCTGGCTGCGGTGGCGTGCCTAG
- a CDS encoding flippase-like domain-containing protein, whose translation MKRLSILGLLMGVALLSGLILWQGLETLEQLFSQAGPSLWLLPLFYLLPYGCAALSWHALFAPKAHPPWSLLLYGTWISLAINWLLPVGQIGGELARIRLLRRRRHGVGPTVASVVADQTLQIFTLALYSLLAMLLLTSLTQQRWDLSIVITGLVIAAVSWGVYRLQRGGLFQRFARVAQRFVAASPDRLQQAGAAIDTALAALYGRRRRLLQATAWRVGFRLLSAAEVWLAVWCLGHHLSPLEAVIIEGLAQGIRSAAFVIPGGLGAQEGGDRAGGICLGVTAQVALALSLCKRFRELVLGMPGLLVWQWQEGWQLLTGNSSKQP comes from the coding sequence GTGAAACGACTGTCGATTTTAGGCCTCTTGATGGGGGTGGCCCTGCTCAGCGGGCTGATTCTCTGGCAAGGGCTGGAGACCCTGGAGCAGTTATTTAGCCAGGCGGGGCCAAGCCTCTGGCTGTTGCCCCTGTTCTACCTGCTGCCCTACGGCTGTGCCGCCCTCTCTTGGCATGCCCTATTCGCCCCTAAAGCCCATCCCCCCTGGTCGCTGCTGCTCTACGGCACCTGGATCAGTCTGGCCATCAACTGGTTATTACCAGTGGGTCAAATCGGTGGTGAGTTGGCCCGGATTCGACTGTTGCGGCGGCGGCGCCATGGGGTTGGCCCCACCGTCGCCAGTGTGGTTGCCGATCAAACCCTGCAAATTTTCACCCTAGCCCTGTACAGCTTGTTGGCGATGCTGTTGTTGACCTCCCTGACTCAGCAGCGCTGGGATCTCAGCATTGTCATCACCGGCCTGGTGATAGCAGCTGTGAGTTGGGGAGTGTATCGGCTGCAGCGGGGTGGCCTGTTTCAACGCTTCGCCCGGGTGGCCCAGCGCTTTGTGGCCGCCTCCCCCGATCGCCTGCAACAGGCGGGAGCGGCCATTGATACTGCCCTAGCAGCCCTCTATGGGCGCCGGCGACGGTTGCTGCAAGCGACCGCTTGGCGAGTCGGCTTCCGGTTGCTCTCGGCGGCAGAGGTCTGGCTGGCCGTCTGGTGTTTGGGCCATCACCTCTCTCCCTTAGAGGCTGTCATTATCGAGGGGTTGGCCCAGGGGATTCGCTCTGCCGCCTTCGTGATTCCTGGCGGTTTGGGGGCCCAAGAGGGGGGGGATCGTGCTGGTGGGATCTGCCTTGGGGTTACCGCCCAAGTGGCCCTGGCCCTCTCCCTCTGTAAACGGTTTCGAGAGTTGGTGTTAGGGATGCCGGGGCTGTTGGTCTGGCAGTGGCAAGAGGGATGGCAGCTATTGACCGGGAATTCCTCTAAACAGCCTTAG